The following are from one region of the Leptospiraceae bacterium genome:
- a CDS encoding chemotaxis protein CheX → MEIRAEFVNPFIEAASLVFKDSLKVELIRGKLKIKESPAPSHEVAIVIGVVGSYKGEVVYSMNLDAAYKIAKQLVPSLDDESVKDEYKDIIGEIGNMTTGNALRIFATSGQFIDITTPNVIETNDSSIKFMKATTLSLNLYSRFGQIEINIAIL, encoded by the coding sequence ATGGAAATAAGAGCGGAATTTGTTAATCCCTTTATTGAAGCGGCTTCTTTAGTCTTTAAAGATTCACTCAAAGTTGAATTGATTAGAGGAAAATTAAAGATTAAAGAGAGTCCAGCACCTTCACACGAAGTTGCCATTGTAATTGGAGTAGTAGGGTCATACAAAGGGGAAGTAGTATACAGTATGAACCTGGATGCCGCTTATAAGATTGCAAAGCAGCTTGTGCCTTCCCTCGATGATGAAAGCGTGAAAGATGAATACAAGGACATTATTGGTGAGATTGGGAACATGACTACTGGTAACGCTCTTAGGATTTTTGCCACCAGTGGTCAGTTCATTGATATTACTACACCTAATGTCATTGAAACGAATGATTCGTCTATTAAATTTATGAAAGCAACTACTTTGTCTCTAAATCTATATTCTAGATTTGGACAAATCGAAATCAATATAGCTATTCTTTAA